The Nitratidesulfovibrio sp. SRB-5 genome includes a window with the following:
- a CDS encoding ABC transporter substrate-binding protein — MRNILLALCLSLCLVLPATALAADLSLSVPLPLTGGQAKFGEIIKKSMEIAAEEINAKGGVKGGKLVLRFEDSQGKPEIARSIAEKIIDVQKQPLLFGEYTSACAKAVAAVAEERKTPYVVVASAADEITQQNYKYVYRINPTNAYYASGLLSFMDKVVKPKTMVILYESSDFGTSGAEEMAKSAEKAGIKVLMKEKYEKGAVDFKPVLSQVKAQNPDVIYMVSYVMDAALLMRQIKELRIDARLFAGGAAGFAIPEFIDNAKDAAEYVVTATLWSPQVSYPGAREFAEKYKAAHGDYPSYHGALAYSSVYVVKDAVERAKALTTEDINAAMKGVDVMTAFGPVKFESRDGYQNQNFIDTLALQVLQGKHETIWPERYASAKPVFPLPKWRERK; from the coding sequence ATGCGCAACATCCTGCTGGCCCTGTGTCTTTCCCTGTGCCTCGTCCTGCCTGCCACGGCCCTTGCGGCGGACCTTTCCCTCAGCGTGCCGCTGCCGCTTACCGGCGGCCAGGCAAAGTTTGGCGAGATCATCAAGAAATCCATGGAGATCGCCGCCGAGGAAATCAACGCCAAGGGCGGCGTGAAGGGCGGCAAGCTGGTGCTGCGCTTCGAAGACTCGCAAGGCAAGCCCGAGATCGCCCGGTCCATCGCCGAAAAGATCATCGACGTGCAGAAGCAGCCGCTGCTGTTCGGCGAATACACCTCGGCCTGCGCCAAGGCCGTGGCCGCCGTGGCCGAGGAACGCAAGACCCCCTACGTGGTGGTGGCCTCTGCCGCCGACGAGATAACCCAGCAGAACTACAAGTACGTCTACCGCATCAACCCCACCAACGCCTATTACGCGTCCGGCCTGCTTTCGTTCATGGACAAGGTGGTCAAGCCCAAGACCATGGTCATCCTGTACGAATCGTCCGACTTCGGCACCTCGGGCGCGGAAGAGATGGCCAAGTCCGCCGAAAAGGCGGGCATCAAGGTGCTGATGAAGGAAAAGTACGAAAAGGGCGCGGTGGACTTCAAGCCAGTGCTCTCGCAGGTCAAGGCGCAGAACCCCGACGTCATCTACATGGTCTCCTACGTCATGGACGCGGCCCTCCTGATGCGCCAGATCAAGGAACTGCGCATCGACGCGCGCCTGTTCGCGGGCGGCGCCGCCGGGTTCGCCATTCCCGAATTCATCGACAACGCCAAGGACGCTGCCGAGTACGTGGTCACCGCCACCCTGTGGAGCCCGCAGGTAAGCTACCCCGGAGCGCGCGAATTCGCCGAAAAGTACAAGGCCGCCCATGGCGACTACCCCTCGTACCACGGCGCGCTGGCCTATTCTTCGGTGTACGTGGTCAAGGACGCCGTGGAGCGCGCCAAGGCCCTGACCACCGAAGACATCAACGCCGCCATGAAGGGCGTGGACGTGATGACCGCCTTCGGCCCGGTGAAGTTCGAAAGCCGCGACGGCTACCAGAACCAGAACTTCATCGACACGCTGGCCTTGCAGGTGCTGCAGGGCAAGCATGAGACCATCTGGCCCGAACGCTACGCCAGCGCCAAGCCGGTGTTCCCCCTCCCCAAGTGGCGCGAACGCAAGTAG
- a CDS encoding branched-chain amino acid ABC transporter permease, translating to MWVQAEVFLQTLVAGILLGGLYALIGIGMTLILGVMKIINLTHGQLMMVAMYIAFWLFTLFGIDPYVSLFIAPPLMFAFGMLIQKALVNPVLRVESILPHNQVILTVGIGLVLQNVATILFTSDYRSTPVDYASTAFYLSDLWAGTPVEISLSLPWAVSFLLSVVITVLLWFFLAHTDTGKSIRATAQDKDAALIMGVNVGLMRVITFGLGSALVACAGCLFIPIYYLFPALGSQFTLIAFVITILGGLGSTLGAILGGLILGVFESMTATYVGMGWAPVGRFVIFVAALVFLPGGVASLLKTRKLSK from the coding sequence ATGTGGGTGCAAGCCGAAGTGTTTCTGCAAACCCTTGTCGCCGGCATTCTGCTGGGCGGCCTGTACGCGCTCATAGGCATCGGCATGACGCTGATCCTCGGCGTCATGAAGATCATCAACCTCACCCATGGCCAGCTGATGATGGTGGCCATGTACATCGCCTTCTGGCTGTTCACCCTGTTCGGCATCGATCCGTACGTGTCGCTGTTCATCGCGCCGCCGCTCATGTTCGCCTTCGGCATGCTGATCCAGAAGGCGCTGGTGAACCCGGTGCTGCGCGTGGAATCCATCCTGCCGCACAACCAGGTCATCCTTACCGTGGGCATAGGGCTGGTGTTGCAGAACGTGGCCACCATCCTGTTCACCTCCGACTACCGGTCCACCCCGGTGGACTATGCCTCCACCGCCTTCTACCTGTCCGACCTGTGGGCGGGCACGCCTGTTGAAATATCGCTCTCGCTGCCGTGGGCGGTGTCGTTCCTGCTTTCGGTGGTGATCACCGTGCTGCTGTGGTTCTTCCTGGCCCATACCGACACCGGCAAGTCCATCCGCGCCACCGCGCAAGACAAGGACGCCGCCCTGATCATGGGCGTGAACGTCGGGCTGATGCGGGTCATCACCTTCGGCCTTGGTTCGGCGCTGGTGGCCTGCGCCGGGTGCCTGTTCATTCCCATCTACTACCTGTTCCCCGCGCTGGGGTCGCAGTTCACGCTCATCGCCTTCGTCATCACCATCCTTGGCGGGCTGGGGTCCACGCTGGGCGCCATCCTGGGCGGGCTGATCCTGGGCGTGTTCGAATCCATGACAGCCACCTACGTGGGCATGGGCTGGGCGCCGGTGGGGCGCTTCGTCATCTTCGTGGCCGCGCTGGTGTTCCTGCCGGGCGGCGTCGCCTCGCTCCTCAAGACCAGGAAGCTCTCGAAATGA
- a CDS encoding polysaccharide deacetylase family protein, protein MLAQNTAHPLPAPRTRRRSHSLVAPATPARLLLFLCALLVAALLQRPAPALARDPAVLDGLALAQRGVSANLCALTFDDGPGQTTEALLNILRDKGVRGTFFVVGSRVHLYPDVMKRLVAEGNEVGNHTFTHSSLRQRAPVEQLSEIARTNEELAKLGIVPRYLRPPYGRYDNATIDAAAAQSMTIALWSVDSRDWRKHDLFAMLPRKSFGVRGVRGVFLFHDNHRETVEAMPALIDRLTEAGCTFVTMSEYVETSGPLCLH, encoded by the coding sequence ATGCTCGCCCAGAACACTGCGCACCCCCTGCCTGCACCGCGCACCCGACGCCGGAGCCACTCCCTTGTCGCTCCCGCCACACCCGCACGCTTGTTGCTGTTCCTGTGTGCCCTGCTGGTTGCCGCGCTGCTGCAACGCCCGGCACCGGCGCTGGCCCGCGACCCCGCGGTGCTCGACGGACTGGCCCTGGCCCAGCGCGGCGTCAGCGCCAACCTGTGCGCCCTCACCTTTGACGACGGCCCCGGCCAGACCACTGAAGCGCTGCTTAACATCCTGCGCGACAAGGGCGTGCGCGGCACGTTCTTCGTCGTGGGGTCGCGCGTGCACCTGTACCCGGATGTCATGAAGCGGCTGGTGGCAGAGGGCAACGAGGTGGGCAACCACACCTTCACCCACAGCAGCCTGCGCCAGCGCGCGCCCGTGGAACAGCTGAGCGAGATCGCCCGCACCAACGAGGAACTGGCCAAGCTGGGCATCGTGCCGCGCTACCTGCGTCCGCCTTACGGACGCTACGACAACGCCACCATCGACGCCGCCGCCGCCCAGAGCATGACCATCGCCCTGTGGTCGGTGGACAGCCGCGACTGGCGCAAGCACGACCTGTTCGCCATGTTGCCGCGCAAATCCTTCGGGGTGCGCGGGGTGCGCGGCGTATTCCTGTTCCACGACAACCACCGTGAAACAGTGGAGGCCATGCCCGCGCTCATCGATCGCCTGACCGAGGCAGGCTGCACCTTCGTGACCATGTCCGAATACGTGGAGACTTCCGGCCCGCTCTGTCTTCACTGA